The proteins below come from a single Nocardiopsis gilva YIM 90087 genomic window:
- a CDS encoding roadblock/LC7 domain-containing protein, producing the protein MVQKSGNSAGDLNWLLDDLVDRVVSVEHAILLSADGLLIGRSRALTMEDGEHLSAVASAFQSLARGTGRQFGGGAVTQTLVEMEHAYLFVTAAGEGACLAVLASEDADIGIVAYEMNMRIRRVGQFLSSAPRFPASVTATGGAGS; encoded by the coding sequence ATGGTGCAGAAGAGCGGCAATTCGGCAGGCGATCTGAACTGGCTCCTCGACGATCTCGTCGATCGTGTCGTCAGTGTCGAGCATGCCATCCTGCTATCCGCTGACGGCCTGCTCATCGGCCGATCGCGGGCGCTGACGATGGAGGACGGCGAGCACCTGTCCGCAGTCGCGTCGGCGTTCCAGAGCCTCGCGCGCGGTACCGGCCGCCAGTTCGGCGGGGGAGCGGTCACCCAGACCCTGGTCGAGATGGAGCACGCCTACCTGTTCGTCACCGCGGCGGGCGAGGGCGCCTGCCTCGCGGTTCTCGCCTCCGAGGACGCCGACATCGGCATCGTCGCCTACGAGATGAACATGCGGATCCGCCGGGTGGGCCAGTTCCTCAGCTCGGCGCCGCGCTTTCCCGCGTCGGTCACGGCGACCGGCGGCGCGGGATCATGA
- a CDS encoding sensor histidine kinase, with protein sequence MGQPGGADRSIKAQLNRIVLIPSITFLVLFALLSTAMLMQAVSLRLATGDGRTGAYLYYAVAELQKERRLAAEHLAAPSDESLNELRNQITATDEAVRRMDDRKEGLRGRGDPEVAKAASGFFTAIGRRGELRGHVIAEELSTEQSVAEYSAIVDRGIRLYDASGRLLDDGASAAASADVVDLMRAQDLFSKADADLSAALAADRMTHDEQVRFAALMTAFQQRIDNAGLVLRGQSADAHAALIGSSQWEELETMAETVRRHVPGAEGENSGDDEAEPDEAPPAGLDDWRTVADDVNADLIVLTDAQTQTVVAATDAASTWMFTIALGGGIMALFAGTIAYGVASKSAARLTTRLARLRAETLGLAREELPRIVRRLENGEPVELDSELKQLDHGADEVGQVADAFNTAQRTAVSAAVKQAEIREGVNRVFLGIAHRNQSLVQRQLQLLDRVEREEEDPDLLEDLFHLDHLATRGRRNAENLIILGGAQPGRRWRNPIPLVDILRGAISETEEYARVKLRVVPDLALSGAVVADVIHLVAELVENATSFSPPHTPVHIHSEVVPKGVVVEIEDRGLGMSEESLSEANATLSKAPEFDVMAINSDSRLGLFVVARLAVKHDIHVQLCPSPYGGTRAIVLIPSALISSAEAAGRRRPGGEATASSAAPDTATPPHGSTPPAGVTPPTGVTPSSGIPAPTGRRERGTGDLLAGQRPGSGRPQAGNGRSAGTGATSGVPSVPRVNGQTPAPGLVSGSRRRGRRAPTGSRSASPAADPSSARRAPPPVPRGHRRRGPPHAARRRKQANLAAQLRDSAPRAGAGDVALSEEALRALSAFQSGTKRGREDELGSAAAPRDGTSPAPDRAATGAPDAPRTSGGGPGTPASALRRTRSAPGRTDPNPSADAAPGAANGDDAVVTSDTSEERVRSAKAATIREGHVGRPAGDHMGESD encoded by the coding sequence ATGGGCCAGCCGGGCGGCGCAGACCGGAGCATCAAGGCGCAGCTCAACAGGATCGTGTTGATCCCCAGTATCACCTTCCTGGTGCTGTTCGCCCTACTGAGCACGGCCATGCTGATGCAGGCCGTCTCGCTGCGGCTGGCCACGGGCGACGGCCGCACCGGCGCCTACCTCTACTACGCGGTCGCCGAACTGCAGAAGGAACGTCGGCTGGCCGCCGAACACCTCGCCGCGCCGTCGGACGAGTCGCTCAACGAGCTGCGGAACCAGATCACCGCCACCGACGAGGCGGTGCGGCGGATGGACGATCGCAAGGAGGGGCTGCGTGGCCGCGGCGACCCCGAGGTCGCCAAGGCCGCCAGCGGCTTCTTCACGGCGATCGGCCGACGCGGTGAACTCCGCGGCCACGTCATCGCCGAGGAACTCAGCACGGAGCAGTCCGTCGCGGAGTACTCGGCCATCGTGGACCGGGGGATCCGGCTCTACGACGCGTCGGGCCGCCTGCTGGATGACGGTGCATCGGCCGCGGCCAGCGCCGACGTCGTCGACCTCATGCGCGCGCAGGACCTCTTCTCCAAGGCCGACGCCGACCTCAGCGCCGCCCTCGCCGCGGATCGCATGACCCACGACGAGCAGGTCCGCTTCGCCGCGCTGATGACCGCGTTCCAACAGCGGATCGACAACGCGGGCCTCGTCCTGCGGGGCCAGTCCGCCGACGCGCACGCGGCGCTCATCGGCAGCTCCCAGTGGGAGGAGCTGGAGACCATGGCGGAGACGGTCAGGCGCCACGTTCCCGGAGCCGAGGGGGAGAACTCCGGCGACGACGAGGCCGAGCCCGACGAGGCGCCGCCCGCCGGGCTGGACGACTGGCGCACGGTCGCCGACGACGTCAATGCCGACCTGATCGTCCTCACCGACGCCCAGACGCAGACGGTGGTCGCCGCCACCGACGCCGCGAGCACATGGATGTTCACGATCGCGCTCGGCGGCGGCATCATGGCCCTGTTCGCCGGCACCATCGCCTACGGGGTGGCCTCGAAGTCCGCCGCACGTCTGACCACGCGGCTGGCTCGGCTGCGCGCCGAGACGCTCGGCCTGGCCCGGGAGGAGCTGCCGCGGATCGTGCGGCGCCTGGAGAACGGCGAACCGGTCGAACTGGACTCCGAGCTCAAGCAGCTCGACCACGGAGCCGACGAGGTCGGGCAGGTCGCCGACGCGTTCAACACCGCGCAGCGCACCGCGGTCAGCGCGGCCGTGAAGCAGGCCGAGATCCGCGAGGGCGTGAACCGGGTCTTCCTCGGCATCGCCCACCGCAACCAGTCGCTGGTGCAGCGCCAGCTGCAGCTGCTGGACCGAGTGGAGCGCGAGGAGGAGGACCCCGACCTGCTGGAGGACCTCTTCCACCTCGACCACCTGGCCACGCGCGGCCGACGCAACGCCGAGAACCTGATCATCCTCGGCGGGGCGCAGCCCGGACGGCGGTGGCGCAACCCGATCCCGCTGGTGGACATCCTCCGGGGGGCCATCTCGGAGACCGAGGAGTACGCCCGCGTCAAGCTTCGGGTGGTACCTGATCTCGCGCTATCGGGCGCGGTGGTCGCCGACGTCATCCACCTCGTGGCCGAGCTCGTGGAGAACGCCACCTCCTTCTCCCCGCCGCACACGCCCGTGCACATCCACAGCGAGGTCGTGCCCAAGGGCGTCGTGGTGGAGATCGAAGACCGCGGCCTGGGCATGAGCGAGGAGAGCCTGTCCGAGGCCAACGCCACGCTCAGCAAGGCGCCGGAGTTCGACGTGATGGCGATCAACTCCGACTCCCGGCTCGGCCTGTTCGTGGTGGCCCGCCTGGCGGTCAAGCACGACATCCACGTGCAGCTCTGCCCGTCGCCCTACGGCGGAACCCGCGCGATCGTGCTCATCCCCTCGGCCCTGATCTCCTCCGCCGAGGCCGCGGGCCGCAGGCGACCCGGCGGTGAGGCCACGGCCTCAAGCGCGGCCCCCGATACGGCCACGCCTCCGCACGGATCCACGCCGCCGGCCGGAGTCACGCCCCCCACGGGTGTCACCCCGAGCTCCGGCATCCCGGCTCCCACGGGGCGGCGCGAGCGCGGCACGGGCGATCTGCTCGCCGGCCAGCGGCCCGGGAGCGGACGGCCGCAGGCGGGGAACGGCCGGTCGGCAGGGACGGGAGCGACCTCCGGTGTGCCCTCGGTGCCGCGGGTGAACGGCCAGACCCCCGCGCCGGGTCTGGTGTCCGGGTCCCGTCGACGCGGACGACGGGCCCCAACGGGCTCCCGATCCGCGAGCCCCGCCGCCGACCCGAGCAGCGCCCGCAGGGCGCCGCCTCCGGTCCCCCGAGGACACCGGCGCCGCGGACCACCCCACGCTGCCCGACGCCGCAAGCAGGCCAACCTCGCGGCGCAGCTCAGAGACTCCGCCCCACGCGCCGGGGCCGGAGACGTCGCGCTCTCCGAGGAGGCCCTGAGGGCGCTGAGCGCGTTCCAGTCGGGAACGAAGCGCGGACGTGAAGACGAGCTCGGGTCCGCCGCGGCCCCGCGCGACGGCACGTCGCCCGCGCCGGACCGTGCGGCAACCGGCGCGCCGGACGCTCCCCGGACGTCCGGGGGCGGTCCCGGTACCCCGGCGTCGGCGCTGCGGCGGACGAGAAGTGCGCCCGGCCGGACCGATCCCAACCCCAGTGCCGACGCTGCCCCCGGCGCGGCGAACGGCGACGACGCGGTCGTCACCTCCGACACCTCGGAGGAGCGGGTTCGGTCCGCCAAGGCGGCAACGATACGCGAGGGGCACGTCGGCCGTCCGGCCGGCGACCACATGGGAGAAAGCGATTAA
- the argH gene encoding argininosuccinate lyase, translating to MADEPDTQVTRLWGGRFAGGPSEALARLSLSTHFDWRLARHDIAGSRAHARVLHRAGLLTDAELEAMLAGLDRLETDVVSGAFTPVLEDEDVHTALERGFIERVGPDLGGRLRAGRSRNDQIATLVRMYLREQARGVAAELLDLVSALADQAQAHIDVAMPGRTHLQHAQPILLAHHLMAHAWPLIRDVERLRDWDGRAAVSAYGSGALAGSSLGLDPEAVAAELGFPASAENSIDGTAGRDVVAEFGFVAAMIGVDLSRISEEIILWATKEFSFVTLDDAFSTGSSIMPQKKNPDIAELARGKAGRLVGDLAGLLTTLKGLPLAYNRDLQEDKEPVFDAVDTLNLLLPAFTGMVATLTFHRERMEELAPQGFSLATDIAEWLVRQHVPFREAHEIAGACVRVCEERGIDLPDLTDADFAAISPHLTPGVREVLTVAGSLASRASKGGTAPDRVKEQLERLRGEVARHRDYSNGDDSDKSCG from the coding sequence GTGGCTGACGAGCCCGACACCCAGGTCACCCGGCTGTGGGGCGGCCGCTTCGCCGGCGGCCCCTCCGAGGCACTGGCCCGGCTCTCCCTGAGCACCCACTTCGACTGGCGGCTCGCCCGCCACGACATCGCCGGATCCCGGGCGCACGCCCGCGTGCTGCACCGCGCCGGACTGCTGACGGACGCGGAGCTGGAGGCGATGCTGGCCGGGCTGGACCGCCTGGAGACCGACGTGGTCTCGGGCGCCTTCACCCCGGTGCTCGAAGACGAGGACGTGCACACGGCGCTGGAGCGCGGGTTCATCGAACGCGTCGGGCCGGACCTGGGCGGACGCCTGCGCGCCGGACGGTCCCGCAACGACCAGATCGCCACCCTCGTCCGCATGTACCTGCGCGAGCAGGCCCGCGGCGTCGCCGCCGAGCTGCTGGACCTCGTTTCGGCCCTGGCCGACCAGGCCCAGGCCCACATCGACGTCGCCATGCCGGGCCGCACCCACCTGCAGCACGCCCAGCCGATCCTGCTCGCTCACCACCTCATGGCCCACGCCTGGCCGCTGATCCGCGACGTGGAACGGCTGCGCGACTGGGACGGCCGCGCGGCGGTCTCGGCCTACGGATCCGGCGCTCTCGCCGGCTCCTCCCTCGGGCTCGACCCTGAGGCGGTCGCCGCCGAACTGGGCTTCCCCGCGTCCGCGGAGAACTCCATCGACGGCACGGCCGGACGCGACGTCGTCGCGGAGTTCGGCTTCGTCGCGGCGATGATCGGCGTCGACCTGTCCCGGATCTCCGAGGAGATCATCCTCTGGGCGACCAAGGAGTTCTCCTTCGTCACTCTTGACGACGCCTTCTCCACGGGGTCGTCGATCATGCCGCAGAAGAAGAACCCCGACATCGCCGAGCTGGCCCGTGGCAAGGCCGGGCGCCTCGTCGGGGACCTGGCCGGGCTCCTCACCACCCTCAAGGGGCTGCCGCTGGCCTACAACCGGGACCTGCAGGAGGACAAGGAGCCGGTGTTCGACGCCGTCGACACACTCAACCTCCTGCTTCCCGCCTTCACCGGAATGGTCGCGACCCTGACCTTCCACCGCGAGCGGATGGAGGAGCTGGCACCGCAGGGCTTCTCGTTGGCCACCGACATCGCCGAGTGGCTGGTGCGGCAGCACGTTCCGTTCCGCGAGGCCCACGAGATCGCCGGAGCATGCGTGCGGGTCTGCGAGGAGCGCGGCATTGATCTGCCCGACCTCACCGACGCGGACTTCGCCGCGATCTCCCCGCATCTCACACCCGGTGTGCGCGAGGTGCTCACCGTCGCCGGGTCGCTCGCCTCCCGCGCGAGCAAGGGCGGGACGGCCCCGGACCGCGTCAAAGAGCAGCTGGAGCGACTGCGCGGGGAGGTCGCCCGCCACCGCGACTACTCCAACGGTGATGACTCCGATAAAAGCTGTGGGTGA
- a CDS encoding argininosuccinate synthase → MTERVVLAYSGGLDTSVAIGWIAEETGAEVVAVAIDCGQGGEDLDVVRQRALDCGAVEAVVADAKDEFANEYCLPALRANALYMDRYPLVSALSRPLIVKHLADAARYHGATMVAHGCTGKGNDQVRFEAGLAALFPELKVLAPVRDSGMTRDKAIAFAEEKGLPIDVSKKSPYSIDQNLFGRAVETGFLEDIWNGPIEDVYAYTANPAEPREADEVVISFENGVPTAIDGKELTPLQVIEEMNRRAGAQGVGRIDMVEDRLVGIKSREVYEAPGAIALITAHQELENVTVERELARFKRGVDQRWGELVYDGLWFSPLKGALDGFVEEANRHVTGDVRMELHGGRAVVTGRRSEASLYNYELATYDTGDTFDQSLARGFIDIWSMPAKIASVRDRKHS, encoded by the coding sequence ATGACTGAGCGGGTCGTACTCGCATACTCCGGGGGGCTCGACACCTCCGTCGCCATCGGCTGGATCGCCGAGGAGACCGGTGCCGAGGTCGTGGCCGTGGCCATCGACTGCGGCCAGGGCGGCGAGGACCTCGACGTCGTCCGGCAGCGGGCGCTCGACTGCGGCGCCGTCGAGGCCGTCGTCGCCGACGCCAAGGACGAGTTCGCCAACGAATACTGCCTGCCCGCCCTGCGGGCCAACGCCCTCTACATGGACCGCTACCCGCTGGTGTCGGCGCTGTCGCGGCCGCTGATCGTCAAGCACCTGGCCGACGCCGCCCGCTACCACGGCGCCACCATGGTCGCGCACGGCTGCACCGGCAAGGGCAACGACCAGGTCCGATTCGAGGCCGGTCTGGCCGCCCTCTTCCCGGAGCTCAAGGTGCTCGCCCCGGTCCGCGACTCCGGCATGACCCGGGACAAGGCCATCGCCTTCGCGGAGGAGAAGGGCCTGCCGATCGACGTCTCCAAGAAGTCGCCCTACTCCATCGACCAGAACCTCTTCGGCCGCGCCGTGGAGACCGGGTTCCTGGAGGACATCTGGAACGGGCCGATCGAGGACGTCTACGCCTACACCGCCAACCCGGCCGAGCCGCGCGAGGCCGACGAGGTCGTCATCTCCTTCGAGAACGGCGTGCCCACCGCCATCGACGGCAAGGAACTCACCCCGCTGCAGGTCATCGAGGAGATGAACCGTCGGGCCGGCGCCCAGGGCGTGGGCCGGATCGACATGGTCGAGGACCGGCTCGTGGGGATCAAGAGCCGCGAGGTCTACGAGGCCCCCGGCGCGATCGCGCTGATCACCGCCCACCAGGAGCTGGAGAACGTGACGGTGGAGCGCGAGCTCGCCCGCTTCAAGCGGGGCGTCGACCAGCGCTGGGGCGAGCTCGTCTACGACGGGCTGTGGTTCTCCCCGCTCAAGGGCGCCCTCGACGGCTTCGTGGAGGAGGCCAACCGGCACGTCACCGGTGACGTCCGGATGGAGCTGCACGGTGGCCGCGCGGTCGTCACGGGCCGGCGCAGCGAGGCGTCCCTGTACAACTACGAGCTCGCCACATACGACACCGGCGACACCTTCGACCAGAGCCTGGCCCGCGGCTTCATCGACATCTGGAGCATGCCGGCCAAGATCGCCAGCGTGCGGGACCGCAAGCACTCCTGA
- a CDS encoding arginine repressor: MTVDGAGSAPMTKAARHARITEVLTRNDVRSQSELARLLSDGGVHVTQATLSRDLDELGAVKLRTVDGNLVYVLPGEGGERLQRARPDTLELGQVSSARLTRLAEDLLVSAEASANMVIVRTPPGAAQFLASAIDHTDFHAILGTIAGDDTILVISRDPQGGEELASALLRLADRRP, encoded by the coding sequence ATGACGGTCGACGGTGCCGGCTCCGCTCCCATGACCAAAGCCGCCCGGCACGCGCGCATCACCGAGGTCCTGACCAGGAACGACGTCAGGTCCCAAAGTGAGCTCGCGCGTCTGCTCTCTGACGGCGGCGTCCACGTCACCCAGGCCACGCTCTCGCGCGACCTGGACGAGCTGGGAGCGGTCAAGCTCCGCACCGTCGACGGAAACCTCGTCTACGTGCTGCCCGGAGAGGGCGGCGAGCGCCTGCAACGGGCGCGGCCGGACACCCTCGAGCTGGGGCAGGTCTCCAGCGCGCGACTCACCCGACTCGCCGAGGACCTGCTGGTCTCGGCCGAGGCATCGGCGAACATGGTCATCGTCCGCACCCCGCCCGGTGCGGCCCAGTTCCTGGCCTCGGCGATCGACCACACCGACTTCCACGCCATCCTCGGGACCATCGCCGGGGACGACACCATCCTGGTGATCTCCCGCGATCCCCAAGGCGGCGAGGAACTCGCGTCAGCACTGCTGCGACTGGCCGACCGGCGCCCCTAA